A stretch of the Dichotomicrobium thermohalophilum genome encodes the following:
- a CDS encoding cation:proton antiporter, producing MTPEAFLDLAIRVSLGLVCLAFFVAFVRLVRGPTLADRVLALDMLVTVGIGFIAVITVSTGYGQYLDVAIGLGLVGFLATVAFSRYILARGPRPEQRYVTPRPDQAETGVRLEGEPK from the coding sequence ATGACGCCGGAAGCCTTTCTCGACCTGGCGATCCGCGTTTCGCTCGGGCTGGTCTGCCTGGCGTTTTTCGTCGCGTTCGTGCGGCTGGTCCGCGGACCGACCCTGGCGGACCGCGTGCTCGCGTTGGACATGTTGGTGACAGTGGGGATCGGCTTTATTGCCGTGATCACCGTGAGTACTGGCTACGGCCAGTATCTCGACGTGGCGATCGGCCTCGGTCTGGTCGGCTTCCTCGCGACAGTGGCCTTCTCGCGCTATATCCTCGCCCGCGGTCCTCGGCCCGAGCAGCGATACGTCACGCCACGCCCGGATCAGGCGGAAACCGGCGTGCGGCTTGAAGGAGAGCCCAAATGA
- a CDS encoding putative monovalent cation/H+ antiporter subunit A, whose amino-acid sequence MSGSSVMSLAVVSGFAAALIAPFLTMGLRHWAGWLLALLPLGLFVYFLDFFPGVAAGDTFTFSLPWLPRYGINFSFYVDGLSLLFALLISGIGALIVFYASGYLKGHPHQGRFFGFILAFMASMLGVVLADNVVTLFVFWELTSITSFLLIGFDHSREAARRAAFQALTITAMGGIVLLAGLLMLGLAGGSFEMSELLGRGELVRNHPWAVGILILLLGGAFTKSAQVPFHSWLPNAMEAPTPVSAYLHSATMVKAGVYLLMRVNPIFGEMALWQVVLPLFGGATLVAGTLLAVRQTDLKLMLAYTTVASLGLLVLLTGIGTEKALIGAGAYLLAHSLFKGALFMVAGCVDHESGTRDITKVGGLSALMPVTAGAAILAGLSMGGLPPFTGFLAKEALYAGIKLKEAGDYAVLAALVFGNALMLAVGLAVAIKPFWGARPETPKHPHEAPLSMLTGPVVLAALGLIIALATHMFNTDIMTPLATAIRGVPTAVDLHFWAGVNQALILSVITVLLGLGFLLRYEAMRAGSQALFNAIGWGPDRGFDQVVGGLVRFSYGLMIWVQNGNMRSYVRLTFIVVGLALLIPPVAFGAWPEMPHVPEMSFYEAAILALAVVGVLQVVLARKRLTAVVSFGVQGFAIAVIFLLFGAPDLSFTQFMVETLSVVILALVFTRLPLEPRDERAPSSILFDGVLGIAAACGFGLTLLGVTEGAFDSTLSDFFREYSATIAHGRNIVNVILVDFRALDTLGEVAVVLMAALSALALIRLRAGRSAGYLEKERRRSLGLDQSA is encoded by the coding sequence ATGAGCGGGAGCAGCGTGATGAGCCTTGCGGTTGTTTCGGGCTTTGCCGCTGCGCTGATCGCGCCGTTTCTCACTATGGGGCTGCGCCATTGGGCTGGCTGGTTACTCGCGCTTTTGCCCCTGGGGCTGTTCGTCTATTTCCTCGATTTCTTCCCCGGCGTCGCGGCGGGTGACACCTTCACCTTCTCGCTGCCCTGGCTGCCGCGTTACGGGATCAATTTCTCGTTCTACGTCGATGGCCTGAGCCTTCTATTCGCGCTGCTGATTTCGGGCATCGGCGCGCTGATCGTGTTCTACGCATCGGGCTATCTCAAAGGGCACCCGCATCAGGGCCGCTTTTTCGGCTTCATTCTCGCGTTCATGGCCTCGATGCTGGGCGTAGTTCTGGCGGACAACGTGGTCACGCTGTTTGTCTTCTGGGAGCTGACCTCGATCACGTCGTTCCTGTTGATCGGCTTCGATCACAGCCGGGAGGCGGCGCGACGGGCCGCGTTCCAGGCACTGACGATCACCGCGATGGGCGGGATCGTGCTGCTGGCCGGACTGCTGATGCTGGGGCTGGCGGGCGGATCGTTCGAGATGTCCGAGCTTCTCGGACGCGGCGAGCTTGTGCGCAATCACCCCTGGGCCGTCGGCATCCTGATACTGTTGCTTGGCGGTGCATTCACGAAGTCCGCGCAGGTGCCATTCCATTCCTGGCTCCCTAACGCCATGGAAGCGCCCACACCGGTTTCGGCGTATCTGCACTCCGCGACGATGGTGAAGGCTGGTGTTTATCTGCTGATGCGGGTCAACCCGATCTTCGGCGAAATGGCGCTGTGGCAGGTAGTTCTGCCGCTGTTCGGCGGCGCGACGCTGGTGGCGGGGACCCTGCTGGCCGTGCGCCAGACCGATCTGAAGCTGATGCTGGCCTACACGACGGTGGCTTCGCTCGGCCTGCTGGTCCTGCTGACCGGGATCGGCACGGAAAAAGCGCTGATCGGGGCAGGCGCGTACCTGCTCGCGCATTCGCTGTTCAAGGGTGCGCTGTTTATGGTCGCGGGCTGCGTGGACCACGAGTCCGGTACGCGCGACATCACCAAGGTCGGTGGACTTTCGGCGCTCATGCCGGTGACGGCGGGCGCGGCGATCCTGGCCGGGCTGTCGATGGGCGGGTTGCCGCCCTTCACAGGCTTCCTGGCGAAAGAGGCGCTCTATGCCGGCATCAAGCTCAAGGAGGCTGGCGATTATGCCGTGCTCGCCGCGCTTGTCTTCGGCAATGCGCTGATGCTGGCGGTTGGCCTTGCCGTGGCGATCAAGCCATTCTGGGGCGCGCGGCCCGAGACGCCGAAGCACCCGCATGAAGCGCCGCTGTCGATGCTCACCGGGCCGGTGGTGCTCGCCGCGCTCGGGCTGATCATTGCGCTGGCGACGCACATGTTCAACACGGACATCATGACGCCACTGGCCACCGCCATCCGCGGCGTGCCGACCGCCGTCGATCTGCATTTCTGGGCCGGCGTCAACCAGGCGCTGATCCTGAGCGTCATCACGGTCCTGCTGGGGCTGGGCTTCCTGCTGCGCTACGAAGCGATGCGTGCGGGCTCTCAGGCCCTGTTCAACGCCATCGGCTGGGGGCCCGACCGCGGCTTCGACCAGGTTGTCGGCGGGCTGGTGCGCTTCTCCTACGGCCTGATGATCTGGGTCCAGAACGGCAATATGCGGTCCTATGTCCGCCTTACCTTCATCGTTGTCGGGCTGGCGCTGTTGATCCCGCCGGTGGCTTTCGGCGCCTGGCCGGAAATGCCGCACGTGCCGGAAATGTCCTTCTATGAGGCGGCGATCCTGGCGCTGGCCGTGGTTGGCGTGCTGCAGGTGGTCCTGGCGCGCAAGCGGCTGACGGCGGTGGTTTCCTTCGGCGTTCAGGGCTTTGCGATCGCGGTGATTTTCCTTCTTTTCGGGGCGCCGGATTTGTCCTTCACGCAGTTCATGGTCGAGACCCTGTCCGTCGTCATCCTGGCCTTGGTGTTCACGCGGCTCCCGCTGGAGCCGCGCGACGAGCGCGCGCCCAGCAGCATCCTCTTCGACGGTGTGCTCGGCATCGCGGCGGCTTGCGGCTTCGGCCTGACGCTGCTCGGCGTGACGGAGGGCGCGTTCGACTCCACGCTGTCCGACTTCTTCCGCGAGTATTCCGCCACCATCGCGCATGGCCGCAATATCGTGAACGTCATTCTCGTCGACTTCCGCGCGCTCGACACCCTTGGCGAGGTGGCGGTCGTCCTCATGGCCGCGCTCAGCGCGCTGGCCCTTATCCGGCTGCGCGCCGGCCGCAGCGCGGGATATCTCGAAAAGGAGCGGCGCCGGTCCCTCGGTCTCGACCAGTCGGCCTAA
- a CDS encoding Na+/H+ antiporter subunit D, with protein sequence MRSEDLIQLAAAKGPLPEGIDRADAMTQTPVGLSDWLIIMPVILPLLMGVIGIMMRAYPRWTSRLTVAVLAGVVLASAALLSRVIAEGPIAMTMGQWLPPFGISLVVDPLGGLLTLLGSITGLIVAVYALSDVDFAARRAGFYSMLCWLIAGVNGAFLTGDIFNLYVWFEVFVIASFGLIVLGGERLQLDGAVKYCVLNLIATTLFLIAVALLYGTLGTLNMADLSGKLAAYPPDDPQMLTIGLLFFVGFGMKAAAVPLHIWLPASYHTPKPVVSALFAALLTKVGIYAVLRTYTIVMPASNESVLFEVIYVVAIATIVLGLLGALAESNLRRMLGFLLISGVGVMLLGLGVDTRLSLAATIFYTVHSVIVMAGLYLLAGLMERRTGLTSLHRLSGMYTGAPVLAVLFFVLGFAAAGLPPLSGFWPKVLLIEASLNEQQYVAVAALIVNGLFSMMVVGRAWALMFWRPVVTAGIIPQAETPHPREQAAPVPKAAALSAAPTPPKAEPTPGHNPPALLVPVVVTAAAALIIGVWPTPLLDLSDIAAGDLLDPSAYVQAVFGSAP encoded by the coding sequence ATGCGAAGCGAGGATCTGATCCAGCTTGCCGCGGCCAAGGGCCCCCTGCCGGAAGGTATCGACCGGGCTGACGCGATGACGCAGACGCCGGTCGGCCTTTCGGACTGGCTGATCATTATGCCTGTGATCCTCCCGCTGTTGATGGGCGTGATCGGCATCATGATGCGCGCCTATCCGCGCTGGACATCGCGGCTGACCGTTGCGGTGCTGGCCGGCGTCGTGTTGGCGAGCGCGGCGCTTCTGTCACGCGTAATCGCCGAAGGCCCAATCGCCATGACCATGGGCCAGTGGCTGCCGCCATTCGGCATCTCGCTGGTGGTCGATCCGCTGGGTGGCCTGCTCACGCTCCTCGGGAGCATCACGGGGCTGATCGTGGCGGTCTATGCGCTCTCGGATGTGGATTTTGCGGCCCGGCGCGCCGGCTTCTATTCCATGCTGTGCTGGCTGATCGCGGGCGTGAACGGCGCCTTTCTGACCGGCGACATCTTCAACCTGTATGTCTGGTTCGAAGTGTTCGTCATCGCCTCGTTCGGACTGATCGTGCTGGGCGGGGAGAGGCTGCAGCTCGACGGTGCGGTGAAATACTGCGTCCTCAACCTGATCGCGACGACGCTTTTCCTTATCGCGGTGGCGCTGCTTTACGGGACGCTCGGCACACTGAACATGGCCGATCTTTCCGGAAAGCTCGCCGCTTACCCGCCGGATGACCCGCAGATGCTGACCATCGGGCTGTTGTTCTTCGTCGGCTTCGGGATGAAGGCGGCCGCCGTGCCACTGCATATCTGGCTGCCGGCGAGCTATCACACGCCCAAGCCCGTGGTTTCCGCACTATTCGCTGCGCTGCTTACGAAGGTCGGCATCTACGCGGTGCTACGAACCTACACGATCGTCATGCCCGCCTCGAACGAAAGCGTGTTGTTCGAGGTGATCTACGTGGTCGCCATCGCCACGATCGTGCTGGGTCTGCTGGGCGCGCTGGCCGAGAGCAATTTGCGCCGGATGCTGGGCTTCCTGCTCATCAGCGGGGTGGGGGTAATGTTGCTCGGCCTTGGTGTCGACACGCGGCTTTCGCTTGCCGCGACAATCTTCTACACCGTGCATTCAGTTATCGTCATGGCGGGGCTTTATCTGCTTGCCGGGCTCATGGAGCGGCGCACGGGTCTGACTTCGCTGCATCGGCTTTCGGGGATGTATACCGGCGCGCCGGTGCTTGCCGTGCTGTTCTTCGTGCTGGGCTTTGCTGCGGCCGGCCTGCCGCCGTTGTCCGGCTTCTGGCCGAAGGTTCTTCTGATCGAGGCTTCGCTGAACGAGCAGCAATACGTCGCCGTCGCCGCCCTGATCGTGAACGGGCTGTTCTCGATGATGGTGGTCGGGCGCGCCTGGGCGCTGATGTTCTGGCGGCCCGTGGTCACCGCCGGTATCATCCCGCAGGCGGAGACCCCGCATCCGCGTGAACAGGCCGCGCCTGTACCGAAGGCCGCGGCGCTGTCCGCCGCCCCGACGCCGCCAAAAGCCGAACCGACGCCGGGGCACAATCCTCCGGCCTTGCTGGTGCCGGTGGTCGTGACGGCCGCCGCAGCGCTGATCATCGGCGTGTGGCCGACGCCGCTGCTCGATCTGTCCGACATCGCGGCCGGAGACCTCCTTGATCCGAGCGCCTACGTCCAAGCCGTGTTCGGGAGCGCGCCATGA
- the msrB gene encoding peptide-methionine (R)-S-oxide reductase MsrB: protein MTENARKINKPEAEWKRELTPEQYHITREAGTERPFSHPLNNEKRAGIYKCICCGQPLFSSEAKFDSGTGWPSFFQPMAENAVAEREDRSLFMRRTEVLCSQCDAHLGHVFPDGPKPTGLRYCMNGTALDFQPEGLDEQS, encoded by the coding sequence ATGACCGAAAACGCCAGAAAGATCAATAAGCCTGAAGCCGAGTGGAAGCGCGAACTGACACCGGAGCAATATCACATTACCCGGGAAGCCGGAACGGAAAGACCGTTTTCACACCCGCTCAATAATGAAAAACGCGCCGGCATTTATAAGTGTATCTGCTGCGGGCAACCGCTTTTCTCCTCCGAGGCGAAATTCGACTCCGGGACCGGCTGGCCGAGCTTCTTCCAGCCGATGGCCGAGAACGCCGTTGCCGAGCGCGAGGACCGTTCGCTGTTCATGCGCCGGACCGAGGTGCTGTGCAGCCAGTGCGACGCGCATCTGGGCCATGTCTTCCCCGACGGCCCAAAGCCGACCGGCCTGCGCTACTGCATGAACGGCACCGCCCTCGACTTCCAGCCCGAAGGCTTAGACGAGCAATCCTGA
- the mnhG gene encoding monovalent cation/H(+) antiporter subunit G, producing the protein MIDYLAGVLLIIGAFFTLVAAVGVVRLPDLYTRMHAASKTGTVGSGVMLLAIAFHSGEFDVVTRAIAGIVFFLLTAPLAAHLLARAAYCTGVRPWPGTAPDELAGHYEQSPAQPRLTSASE; encoded by the coding sequence ATGATCGATTATCTCGCCGGCGTGTTGCTGATCATCGGTGCCTTCTTCACCTTGGTGGCGGCGGTGGGCGTCGTGCGTCTGCCTGATCTTTACACCCGCATGCACGCAGCCAGTAAAACCGGCACCGTTGGCTCTGGTGTGATGCTTCTGGCGATCGCCTTTCATTCCGGCGAGTTTGATGTCGTCACGCGCGCCATTGCTGGCATCGTCTTCTTCCTCCTCACCGCTCCCTTGGCGGCGCATTTGCTGGCCCGCGCGGCCTATTGCACAGGTGTGCGTCCCTGGCCCGGCACGGCGCCGGACGAACTCGCCGGACATTACGAGCAATCCCCTGCACAGCCTCGGCTGACGAGTGCGTCCGAGTGA
- a CDS encoding Na+/H+ antiporter subunit C: MMEPALAAVVVVYFLGSIFLLTSTNLIRILLGVALLGNAANLTIFTAGRLTREVPPVIPEGAMQPLAQTANPLPQALILTAIVIAFALFAFILVLVYRSYQELGSENVDRMREAEPLEYPRPPEGY, from the coding sequence ATGATGGAACCGGCTCTTGCCGCCGTGGTCGTCGTATACTTCCTGGGAAGCATCTTCCTGCTGACCAGCACGAACCTGATCCGAATCCTGCTCGGCGTCGCCCTGCTGGGCAATGCGGCGAACCTGACCATCTTCACGGCCGGCCGGCTGACGCGCGAGGTGCCGCCGGTCATCCCTGAAGGCGCGATGCAGCCACTCGCGCAGACGGCAAACCCGTTGCCGCAGGCGCTGATCCTGACGGCGATCGTGATTGCCTTCGCGCTGTTCGCCTTCATCCTCGTGCTGGTCTACCGCTCCTACCAGGAACTGGGCTCCGAGAACGTCGACCGCATGCGTGAGGCCGAGCCGCTCGAATACCCGCGTCCGCCGGAGGGCTACTGA
- a CDS encoding MucR family transcriptional regulator, translated as MEQTVDNTELVELTTNIVSAYVSNNTVVSADLPNLINEVHGALVRAAANKGQPPQEEQKPAVPIKKSVTPDYIICLEDGKKFKSLKRHLRAHYNMTPEEYREKWGLPHDYPMVAPNYAAARSQLAKEMGLGQRRRR; from the coding sequence ATGGAACAGACTGTGGACAACACCGAACTCGTCGAACTCACCACGAACATTGTTTCTGCATACGTGAGCAACAACACCGTGGTGTCAGCGGATCTGCCCAATCTGATCAATGAAGTTCATGGCGCTCTTGTCCGCGCTGCCGCGAACAAGGGGCAACCGCCACAGGAAGAGCAGAAGCCCGCGGTTCCGATCAAGAAGTCGGTCACGCCGGACTACATCATCTGCCTGGAAGACGGCAAAAAGTTCAAGTCGCTGAAGCGGCACCTTCGGGCGCACTACAACATGACGCCGGAGGAGTATCGGGAAAAGTGGGGCCTGCCGCACGATTACCCGATGGTCGCGCCGAACTATGCGGCCGCTCGTTCCCAACTTGCCAAGGAAATGGGCCTGGGTCAGCGCCGTCGCCGCTAA
- a CDS encoding Na+/H+ antiporter subunit E, with the protein MTRTVLINILLALAWGAVTGSFTLLNLVFGFVIAAIALWIIREQFHTQAYIKKAWRIASLILVFLKDLIVSAFRVAVIVLAPTRRYQPGFIAFPLSTDRAPEISILANMITLTPGTLSVDVSDDKSTLFIHCIDVPDTEALKRDIAEGFERKIMEAMR; encoded by the coding sequence ATGACTCGTACAGTGCTGATCAATATCCTGCTGGCCCTGGCCTGGGGCGCTGTCACCGGCTCCTTCACCCTCCTCAACCTGGTGTTCGGGTTCGTTATCGCCGCAATCGCGCTGTGGATCATCCGCGAGCAGTTCCACACGCAAGCCTACATCAAAAAGGCGTGGCGGATCGCCAGCCTGATCCTGGTGTTCCTCAAGGACCTGATCGTCTCGGCGTTTCGCGTCGCGGTCATCGTGCTGGCGCCGACACGCCGGTATCAGCCCGGCTTTATCGCCTTTCCGCTGAGCACCGACCGGGCGCCGGAGATCTCGATCCTGGCTAACATGATCACACTGACACCGGGGACGCTTAGCGTCGACGTCTCGGACGACAAGTCGACGCTTTTCATTCACTGCATCGATGTGCCGGACACCGAGGCGCTCAAGCGGGACATTGCCGAAGGGTTCGAGCGCAAGATCATGGAGGCAATGCGATGA
- a CDS encoding Na+/H+ antiporter subunit B has translation MGTLIFRTFAPGLAALMVMFSIFVLLRGHNEPGGGFIGGLIAASGFAIYGIANGVENVRRALYFRPLAISAAGVLLAALSGIPALLQGKPFLTGLWWFPELGGDVKLALSTPLVFDIGVWLGVVGAVIAIALALEEREG, from the coding sequence ATGGGCACATTGATTTTCCGCACATTTGCGCCTGGGCTTGCAGCCCTCATGGTGATGTTCTCGATCTTCGTGCTGTTGCGCGGGCACAATGAGCCGGGCGGCGGATTCATCGGCGGGCTGATCGCTGCCTCGGGCTTCGCCATCTACGGGATCGCCAACGGCGTGGAAAACGTGCGCCGCGCGCTCTATTTCCGGCCGCTGGCCATTTCCGCGGCGGGCGTGCTGCTGGCCGCGCTGAGCGGCATCCCGGCGCTGTTGCAGGGGAAACCGTTTCTGACGGGGCTGTGGTGGTTTCCCGAACTGGGGGGTGACGTGAAGCTGGCGCTGTCGACGCCGCTTGTGTTCGACATCGGTGTGTGGCTCGGCGTCGTCGGGGCGGTCATCGCCATCGCGCTGGCACTCGAGGAACGGGAGGGATGA
- a CDS encoding S9 family peptidase — MAEAKPENETTAPPVATPRRDEREFHGERLIDDYAWLRADNWREVMRDPSQLDAEIRAYLEAENAYTAAQMAGTEGLQEALFAEMRGRIKEDDDTVPAPDGPWEYFVRFVEGGEHPVFCRQPRGGGTDQTLIDGNALAEGKPYFQLGGVDHSPDHRLIAYGYDDKGSEYYTVRLREAEGGAELADQIADTTGGVEWADAQSFYYVRLDENHRPLRVFRHVLGTPAEQDALVYEEPDEGFYVGVGSTQSRRYIIIQTGDHQTSEIRLIDTEKPDAEPVLVAAREPGHEYDVEHWGDELLIRTNEGGAEDFKIMTAPIDTPGRENWRELIPHKEGRLILGMTAFKDFFVRLEREDGLPRIVIRARDGSEYAIAFDEDAYALGISGGFEYDTTTLRFTYSSMTTPSQTFDYDMATRERVLRKMQEVPSGHDPADYRTRRIFATAPDGETVPISLLWHKDTPLDSTAPVLLFGYGAYGIAMPAGFGTARLSLVDRGFIYAIAHIRGGKDKGYRWYRLGRREHKTNTFTDFIAAGEYLAAQGYTTRGNIVAQGGSAGGMLMGAVANMAPDLFRGIIAEVPFVDVLNTMLDASLPLTPPEWPEWGNPIESPEEYRQIAAYSPYDNVTAQNYPHILALAGLTDPRVTYWEPAKWVAKLRANKTDGNLLLLKTNMEAGHGGASGRFERLKEVALAFAFALKITGRAEAQPPQRRAEA, encoded by the coding sequence ATGGCCGAGGCCAAGCCGGAGAACGAGACAACCGCGCCGCCTGTCGCCACGCCGCGCCGCGACGAGCGCGAATTCCACGGTGAGCGGCTCATCGACGATTACGCCTGGCTGCGCGCGGACAACTGGCGCGAGGTGATGCGCGACCCGTCGCAGCTTGACGCCGAGATCCGGGCCTACCTTGAGGCCGAAAACGCCTATACCGCCGCGCAGATGGCCGGCACGGAAGGCTTGCAGGAGGCGCTGTTCGCCGAAATGCGCGGGCGGATCAAGGAGGATGACGACACCGTACCCGCGCCGGACGGTCCGTGGGAATACTTCGTGCGTTTCGTGGAGGGCGGCGAGCATCCGGTGTTCTGCCGCCAGCCGCGCGGCGGGGGCACCGACCAGACGCTGATCGACGGTAACGCGCTGGCTGAAGGCAAGCCGTATTTCCAGCTTGGTGGCGTCGACCATAGCCCGGACCACCGGCTGATTGCCTATGGTTATGATGACAAGGGCTCGGAATACTACACCGTGCGGTTGCGCGAGGCCGAGGGCGGCGCAGAATTGGCCGACCAGATCGCGGACACCACCGGCGGCGTTGAATGGGCCGACGCGCAGAGCTTTTATTACGTGCGGCTCGATGAGAACCACCGTCCGCTTCGCGTGTTCCGGCACGTTCTGGGCACGCCGGCCGAACAGGACGCGCTGGTCTACGAGGAGCCGGACGAGGGCTTTTACGTCGGCGTCGGGTCCACGCAGTCGCGCCGCTACATCATCATCCAGACGGGCGACCACCAGACGAGCGAAATCCGCCTGATCGACACCGAAAAGCCTGACGCCGAGCCCGTGCTCGTGGCCGCGCGCGAGCCGGGCCATGAATACGATGTCGAGCACTGGGGCGATGAACTCCTGATCCGCACGAATGAAGGCGGCGCGGAGGACTTCAAGATCATGACCGCGCCGATCGACACGCCGGGCCGCGAGAACTGGCGCGAGTTGATCCCGCACAAGGAAGGCCGGCTCATCCTCGGGATGACGGCGTTCAAGGATTTCTTCGTGCGGCTGGAGCGTGAGGACGGGCTGCCGCGCATCGTCATCCGCGCGCGCGACGGCAGCGAGTACGCGATCGCCTTCGATGAGGACGCCTACGCGCTCGGCATCTCGGGCGGCTTCGAGTACGACACGACGACCCTGCGGTTCACCTACTCCTCCATGACGACGCCGTCGCAGACCTTCGATTACGACATGGCGACGCGCGAGCGGGTGTTGCGCAAGATGCAGGAGGTGCCGAGCGGCCACGACCCGGCGGACTACCGCACCCGGCGCATATTCGCGACCGCGCCGGACGGCGAGACCGTGCCGATCTCGCTTCTGTGGCACAAGGACACCCCGCTCGACAGCACCGCGCCGGTGCTGCTGTTCGGCTACGGCGCTTACGGCATTGCCATGCCGGCGGGCTTCGGCACGGCGCGGCTAAGCCTGGTCGATCGCGGCTTCATCTACGCGATCGCGCATATCCGCGGCGGCAAGGACAAGGGCTACCGCTGGTATCGGCTGGGCCGGCGCGAGCACAAGACCAACACCTTCACCGACTTCATCGCGGCGGGTGAATATCTCGCGGCGCAGGGCTACACCACGCGCGGCAACATCGTCGCGCAGGGCGGCTCGGCCGGCGGGATGCTGATGGGCGCGGTGGCAAACATGGCGCCGGACCTGTTCCGCGGGATCATCGCGGAGGTGCCGTTCGTGGACGTGCTCAACACCATGCTGGACGCGAGCCTGCCGCTCACCCCGCCGGAATGGCCCGAATGGGGCAACCCGATCGAGTCGCCGGAGGAATACCGGCAGATCGCCGCCTATTCGCCCTATGACAATGTGACCGCGCAGAATTACCCGCACATCCTGGCGCTCGCCGGGCTGACCGACCCGCGCGTGACCTACTGGGAGCCGGCGAAATGGGTGGCGAAGCTGCGCGCCAACAAGACCGACGGCAACCTGCTGCTCCTGAAGACCAACATGGAGGCCGGCCACGGCGGCGCTTCGGGGCGTTTCGAGCGGCTGAAGGAGGTCGCGCTGGCCTTCGCCTTCGCGCTGAAGATCACCGGCCGGGCGGAAGCGCAGCCGCCGCAGCGCAGGGCCGAGGCATGA